A single genomic interval of Agarivorans aestuarii harbors:
- the deoD gene encoding purine-nucleoside phosphorylase → MATPHINAAPGDFAETVLMPGDPLRAKHIAETFLEDVVEVTGVRNMLGYTGTYKGKRVSVMGSGMGIPSCSIYAHELYTQYGVENIIRVGSAGAVSNDIKLRDVVIAMGACTDSKVNRSRFKGHDFAAIANYDLLRAAVDSAKAQGVDAKVGNIFSADLFYSPEPDMFDVMEKHNVYAVEMEAAGLYGVAAECGKAALCVVTISDHIRSGEQTTAEERQTTFNEMITLTLESLL, encoded by the coding sequence ATGGCAACCCCACATATCAATGCAGCACCAGGTGATTTTGCCGAAACCGTATTAATGCCGGGTGATCCCTTGCGTGCAAAACACATTGCAGAGACATTTTTAGAAGACGTAGTTGAAGTAACTGGCGTGCGTAACATGCTAGGTTACACCGGTACATATAAAGGTAAGCGTGTATCGGTAATGGGTTCAGGCATGGGTATTCCAAGCTGTTCTATTTACGCTCATGAGCTGTACACCCAATACGGTGTTGAGAACATTATCCGTGTAGGTAGTGCCGGTGCTGTAAGCAACGACATCAAACTACGTGATGTGGTAATTGCAATGGGCGCCTGTACCGACTCAAAAGTAAACCGTAGCCGTTTTAAAGGTCACGACTTTGCCGCTATTGCTAACTATGACTTATTACGTGCTGCGGTAGATAGCGCTAAAGCACAAGGCGTTGACGCTAAAGTAGGTAACATCTTCTCTGCCGATCTTTTCTACTCGCCAGAGCCTGATATGTTCGACGTAATGGAAAAACACAATGTTTATGCGGTAGAAATGGAAGCCGCGGGTTTATACGGCGTAGCTGCTGAGTGTGGTAAAGCTGCTTTGTGTGTTGTAACCATTTCTGACCATATTCGCAGTGGTGAGCAAACTACCGCAGAAGAGCGTCAAACTACCTTTAACGAGATGATCACTCTAACGCTGGAGTCGCTGCTTTAA
- a CDS encoding phosphopentomutase has product MKRAIILMLDSFGIGASDDAEKFGDQGANTMLHIAEQCAQGNADKGRSGPLTIPNLNRLGLGHACGESGGVFPPGLDAQVQPIGNYGYAAEMSSGKDTPSGHWEIAGVPVLFDWGYFSEPENSFPQSLLDELVKRADLPGYLGNCHASGTEVLERLGEEHMASGKPIFYTSADSVFQIAAHEETFGLERLLKLCEIARELVDPYNIGRVIARPFVGNSAKEFARTGNRRDLSVLPPAPTLLDRMAEAGGEVVSIGKIADIYAQQGITRKVKATGLEGLFDLTLSEMDRQVDNSIIFTNFVDFDSAYGHRRDVPGYAAALEYFDKRLPELLDKLSEDDIVILTADHGCDPTWPGSDHTREHIPVIFYGKNLPAKNVGKRDTFADIGQTIADYMKLPALEYGTSFLQE; this is encoded by the coding sequence ATGAAACGTGCAATTATATTAATGCTAGATTCCTTTGGCATTGGTGCCAGTGATGATGCCGAAAAGTTTGGCGATCAAGGTGCTAATACCATGCTGCACATTGCCGAGCAATGTGCCCAAGGAAATGCCGATAAAGGCCGTAGTGGCCCGTTAACAATTCCTAATCTAAATCGATTAGGTTTAGGCCATGCCTGCGGCGAAAGTGGTGGAGTATTTCCGCCAGGATTAGACGCTCAGGTTCAGCCTATTGGCAACTATGGTTATGCCGCCGAAATGTCTAGCGGTAAAGACACGCCAAGTGGTCACTGGGAAATTGCTGGCGTACCAGTATTGTTTGATTGGGGCTACTTTAGCGAGCCTGAAAATAGCTTCCCGCAAAGCTTGCTTGACGAGTTAGTTAAGCGTGCTGATTTACCGGGCTACCTTGGTAATTGCCATGCTTCAGGCACCGAAGTGCTGGAGCGTTTGGGTGAAGAACATATGGCTAGCGGTAAGCCGATTTTTTACACCTCTGCCGACAGCGTATTTCAAATCGCCGCTCATGAAGAAACATTTGGTTTAGAGCGTTTGCTTAAGCTGTGTGAAATTGCTCGTGAGCTAGTGGACCCTTACAACATTGGCCGAGTGATTGCGCGTCCATTTGTTGGCAACAGCGCAAAAGAATTCGCTCGCACCGGTAACCGCAGAGATTTATCGGTATTACCGCCTGCGCCCACCTTGTTAGACCGCATGGCAGAAGCTGGCGGTGAGGTAGTGAGCATTGGTAAAATTGCCGATATTTATGCCCAGCAAGGTATTACTCGCAAGGTAAAGGCTACCGGCCTAGAAGGCTTGTTTGATTTAACTTTGAGTGAAATGGATCGCCAAGTAGACAACAGCATCATCTTCACTAACTTTGTCGATTTTGACTCAGCATATGGGCATCGTCGTGATGTACCAGGTTATGCTGCTGCACTGGAATACTTCGATAAACGTTTACCTGAATTGCTGGATAAGCTTAGCGAGGACGATATCGTGATTCTTACCGCAGACCACGGTTGTGACCCAACCTGGCCGGGCAGTGATCATACTCGTGAACATATTCCTGTCATTTTCTACGGCAAAAATTTACCCGCTAAAAATGTTGGTAAACGCGATACCTTTGCCGACATTGGCCAAACCATCGCCGATTACATGAAACTGCCTGCTTTAGAGTACGGCACTAGCTTTTTACAAGAATAA